A region of the Arctopsyche grandis isolate Sample6627 chromosome 10, ASM5162203v2, whole genome shotgun sequence genome:
cgctattctgtgtggcTGTGAGccgtgtgtgtctgtgtatatgtgtatctgcgataacgcttgccgtaatataatacatagtcgtttcgattcgacatatgtacatatgtacgtcacagccaacaaaatgtacgaatattatAACGAAAGAATAAAACTtctatatgtatactgtttgctactgaTGTTTCCTCTgggcaagtctctgagcatttagcgccatctattgataatttatttaattaattaatttttcttttggtgttttatattatttatatgtaggtaggtaggtagtttttactaattaaatataaatattaaattaaatatatttaaaaggtatttgaaaagtATCGCGTGCGgctcgaacacatgaccgacacatttcttttcattttttttaatttaataacttaatatgcccaTGCCATGATATTTCATCGAGTACAACACTTGTAATACATATTAATCGCATAGTTTCTGGTTTAAATgagatattttataatatcgaAAACAACACCTGATAAAATGTAGTTttgaaaaacgtaaaggaggtatgttaaaaatgcaaatatttctACTTAAAATGTTGTTGCTATGAATACCGTAAGTATGTATAAACAATCGCCCCGTCGATgtgatgatgaaaataaaaagaattaacatatacattttatataatgccaaatatatttacaaaactaGTTTTTCTACCGTGGCTAGTCGATTTTGTCGAAAAAATTTTAATCGCACTGATTCAAAGCAAGTGACCAGTCCATCTAAAACAGTGACAAAGTGTAGATATTTAGTCCcgaatttaataatgaaaaaatacaaatatgtatatatttgaatacaattgtgatgttgaataatttataattgacAGAAAATTCAAGTTACAAATCACACAAATATCAAATTGATCCAAAGGTGAGATATACATTTCTATTACTATTACTTATTATGCCTTATATAACGTTGGGTGTCTTCCTtcgacaatgaaataaaattttaatgattatatATCCTACCCATAATTGTGCAATATATAGTAATGGTAGACGATTCCTaagttatataatttttaaaaataaaacacattaaataactgaatacaaaattttaaactaaTTGTATTTCAACGTGTCACGTTTTCATTTATACTttaagacatatgtacatataatataaataccgtGCTATAGTTAAGGCCAtactaattttattgtttaaccAAAGTTTGAATACATAACCGGTTTTTAGCTGCATTTTTAAGTTTTATCTATGACATACAGGAAagttaataatcaaatttaaatttacgcaTTCAATAGAGACAACGTGTTTCAAGATTGTTGAACTATTCAAGGGCGGACAAGTTATATTGAACTTGTGGGGCTTTTCTGGTCAACGATGTCATTATATACATGTGAAATTCGATATTTGTCATATTATGTTACCGACGGGGGAAAAATGACATATAGAGTGAGTGTCTATCCACGAAAGCTGCAAGACGTTCCGCACTGAATGATATAATTGTAATACACTCGtgttaaaacaatattaaaaataaaataaaatgatatttttaaaacagtTAAACATGTGAATATGTGAATGAAATGTGTAcaccaaaattttaattttttttttaatgtgaaagttgatttttcaaatgttttgtATGAAGAgatttcaaagaaaaaattttctttgaagtaaagcatatatttttaaagtatgtatataatttatttttatttttaaatcaaatacgtATGTTTgttgtttcaaaatatgtactgTTTTAAATGATTTTCAGAATAAATTGTCAACTGAAGTGGCACTACAAAATGAGCGAAGAACAACCTCTTCTACAAGGTtccaaacaacaaaaatcaacaaataacTATGATCAAATAGAAAGTGCAaacgaaaataatgaaataatcacaaggtaagattgtaatgaattataataatatgaatacaataaatcaatttcatattcatattctaaaaaattgtaaataggtttttgagctctttttattcctattatgctgtacattaacatttgaataatataatactatgattactaacaaaaataaaataaaattataaaatagaaaatgatcagtaaatcagtagttattaaaataaatataagatacattgtgaacataagttagtaataataaaaagcatttaaaaatcaaatattcataTTCCAGATCATCAGAAGTAAATCATCTGTCGAAATTAGACAAAATATTATTCGGATTAGGGCACATATACAATGATCTCTGTGCGGCGATGTGGTTTTCGTACACGTTGCTTTTTTTACAAGCCGTTTTAGAATTAGATTCAACAACAGCAGGATCCATGATGTTATTGGGTTTGTCTTATATTTAAAagcataattaatatatatatatatatatatatatatatatatatatatatatatatatatatatattgaaattttaaattaatatatgtatataatatttcattttaggaCAGATAATGGATGCAATGGCAACGCCTGTGGTTGGTATATTAGCTGATCGGTGGAGTAGCAAACGTATTTGGCACCTATTcggtaaatatataaatcatatttatcaaataaaaagcAAGGTAAACAAATACTTAATTTATCAATCTTTTAGGAACTGCTTTAGTCTTATTTAGTTTTCCAATGATATTTTCCCGTTGTCTTGGATGTTGGATTAGCTCGGCCGGTACATACTTAAGATGGTGGCAACCTTTCTATTACGCTTTAgtaattacaatttttcaatGTGGTTGGGCCATTGTGCAGATTTCTCATCTTGCCATGATACCAATTTTAGCAGAAAGTCCAAACGAACGATCAGAACTCACCGCTATaaggtatgtattatatttttaaacttttatatgtttcattaatgatttaaatttaatttttattatatattttaggtATACCGCATCCGTGTGTTCAGGTGTTACAGTTTATGTTATAACATGGGCTATATTGCACATTGAAAGTAGTGGAAATGAAACGGCTATAGGACCAATTGATGATTATAAATTCAGGGtaagtgaaattattattactgtaattttaaatgaaatattaacaatgatttaaaataaaagctgtattttttatttcagaacATTTCATTACTTTTGACTGTTATTGGTTGTGTTTTATCAATAGTTTTTCACTTTGGATTAAGACATAAAATTAATGTAAGGAACAATATTGAACTTCAAAGTAATGAATATATAAgtaatattgaaaattcaaataatgaaaatttaaacggTATTACAATTCCTTTTCCTAAGGATATACCAAAACGTCTGAAAAAATTGACGCATAAAGAACttattccaaaaataaattttattaaaaagaacTTTTTTCTTTCACCTTCACTATATCAAGTGACATtattgtaagttttttttttatatttaatagaatTATCATCATCAACTTTTCCTTACACGCTTCTGTTTGAAACCTTTCCTAATGTTCTTCCTTTATGCAAAATTAAGTGTATTTCGCAAATTCTaagtatattttacattttttccttagtaaattttaatttgtccaTTATTTACCCGGAATTCATAGCATGTTAGTGTTACGTCTGTAGATtactttacgtttcactttttCAGATATGTGGCATCACGTTTATTCAGTGCATTGGGTCTAGTTTACATGCCATTATACTTAGATGAGAGACTCACATCATCAGATTCAACCGAAACCATAGAAGCTATAGCTAGCGTCCCACtggctacatacatatcttcattTTTCACTTCATTATTATTGAAGTatagaaacaaatattttaacaacaaggttacaaaaaaaatacacttcaGCAATAATCACAATATATCATTCATGTttatctattaaaaatataaaatttcagttgctATACATAGTTGGATCAATGATCAGCATCGGTACTTGCGTTTGGATAGCATTATTTTTAGCACCGTCATCCGGTGCTGCTCAACTATACACAGTGGCAGCATTGCTAGGTAATTTTTAAAAAGCGATTTTTATCACATACTCAAATAACaatctgaatttattttataggtgCTGGTAGTTCAATAACAATGGTCACTAGCTTATGCATTACGGCCGATCTGATCGGGTCACATTCGGATCAAAGTGCTGTGGTTTATTCTATGGTCACATTTGCCGACAAATTAATTACGGGGATAGCGGTGGTGCTCATTGAATACTAGTAAGTAGATATTTTCTATTTGAGTTTTATAAGAGGGATGTAAATCAAAatggatatttaattattttttcagcaAGTGCACAAATAAAGAAGATTGTCCGGAATATTATCGAGGAATTTTAGCATATGTATGTGGAGGTAGCGCTTTACTCGGTACGATAACCATGCTTGTTTCTCAGATTGCAAAATCAACTTGTATTAATTCTTTGTAAAAtgtttttcacaaaatttttgttttgtttctatttattagaatattattcagaatatgtatttataattttttttatataataaaaatacatttcattagtaatttttttttaatttccattttttaaacatttcagtttaaataatataattttatatgggaATCAAAGGAAATATCTAGAAAGTTACTTTTGGTCATTAGAAATTAAAATGCGACAATGTCATTGTTGATTTGTGACGCAGATTGACGATCAATTATTTAGGTCAAACTGTCACAGATTGCTTATGTGGTTATTTGCAAAATTACACGTATAATGTTATGTTATTTCAATGCATCCTCATTGGCTTAATTGAAATATTGAGAAATCAAAATTTCAGTACTTATTAAAACTgactacaaataaatatgtttattatttattttaaatgttattttaattaaacgatTCTTTCGGAGGGATTATTTACTAATAAATAGcaagtttcaaaatatttagatCCAACGATGAacatggagatttaaaaaaatagatattacaATTATTAGACACTCATAggaatggttcggtgattactagtcaaatgtgaaccggtaacAGGATAACTGGTCgcaagaaaactggtcacaaccAAAAATTGATCACAAGAAAACTGGTCatacccgaaaattggtcacaaaaaaattggtcacatccaaaaatGCGACCTATGTtgtgaccaatttttaatttttgggtgtggttcacgtatcaattcctttccaaaaccatccgttgaaatatcaacgggcacaatacttGTTATAATATAGTGACGTTTGTAAATTATTCAACACGCATAAAATACACTTTAGCAAACAGCCGATGATTTGAGGCCAATATTGAGTAGATATTATCTGGTaagcatagaagtagaatgcatagaatcactctcagcctccaaaaatgttgctacaaaaattctgcgcggcagagtttgttcattgtttgctaaataaacttcgtctctctctcacTTGTCTCTCttttgactttccgtctctctcttcgatggctcgcttttagacgatacttttgttaacaatgatcattctatgcattctacttctatgctgGTAAGTATTGCTTAGTAGTTATATTTATTGCTTCGAtcacatttgaagaaatttcgaaTTACCTCGAAATAGTTCGAATTACGAAAACTTAACGTGAAATTTTCAGTATTCgaagacatttaaaaatttccgtcagtatttttatatgcTAGATTTTACACGAGAGAACGAATTCGAACCGTTTGAGGGGGATACATTGTCGAAATATTTAATTGCGACTCAAATTGAAAATCGAAGATGGGCCGTTTCGGTGGATTAAAAATTCGGATAAATACCCTAACGATTAATTCGAATGAGGGATTGCGAGGGGGAGTCGAATAATTGGAAGAATTGTGGAGTTGAATGTGTAATTCTGGGGGAAATGTGGGTAATTGTCTGTGGCGGTGGACGTCGGAGCGCGGTGGAGTCTGTGGGGAGGCGGACGGAAGCGGAAAAGGGCCGCAGTCAGGTTCGGCCGTCGGGGATGGCTGCGCGCCCTCCTCGGTCGTGCACCCCGCGCGCCCCCtcggccttcgcccccggctgCGGGCAGAGCCGCTTCTGACGCGCGCTTGGACCACCGGCCACAGCCGACGAGACAACATGGCCGCCGAAGCGCGACGGGCTCGCGCCACCGCTCGTCCCCGTGCAGCCCCCGAAGCCCCCGCGGCCGCCCCGCCGCTGCCCGCCCGCTCCCGCGCCCCCCGCGACGCCTCCGCCCTCCGAGCCTGAGCCCGTTACGTAAGCGGCCGCGCCACCATGCGTCAGGTAAGCCCGCTGGCCGCCGTCGCCGCCGCCGCCGCAGCCTCGCTCGCGCTGCGCTGCGCTGCGCCACCGCCGCCGCCCCTTCGCCCCCGCCTGCGCCCCCGCGCCCCGCCGCCgcgcgcccccgcccccgcctccGCCCCGCCGCCCGCTCTCACCGCTCTCGCCGCCTCCGGCCTGCCGCTTCCCTCCGGCCTGCCCCTTTCTCGGCCTCCTGTCATTTGTTTACAATCGGTTTTGCGCGCGTTTATCAATGGAAAGGGGGGCGTACCACCCGCTTCGCCCCCGGGACCGATTCCCCGACTTTCGGTCCACGCCCTCCCCCACAAATCGCCATCTTTTTCGGTGGACCCTTCTTCGCAATTTCGCTTCAAAATCGACTCCAACGCTCGCCTAACCTCTCAACTGACGTTTCTCtgtgtttattatttgtttttgtatatttttcagtttatatttttcataaattttggtGTTCGTTGCAGGTTTtctttcacttttatttttggtgGTTTTTTGGtctttttgtatgatttttgaCGTTTATCACCTCCGCCAGGAGGTGCCGAGTGTCCTCCGGAAAAAGTCCTTCGTCGGTTT
Encoded here:
- the LOC143917702 gene encoding major facilitator superfamily domain-containing protein 12-like; its protein translation is MIFRINCQLKWHYKMSEEQPLLQGSKQQKSTNNYDQIESANENNEIITRSSEVNHLSKLDKILFGLGHIYNDLCAAMWFSYTLLFLQAVLELDSTTAGSMMLLGQIMDAMATPVVGILADRWSSKRIWHLFGTALVLFSFPMIFSRCLGCWISSAGTYLRWWQPFYYALVITIFQCGWAIVQISHLAMIPILAESPNERSELTAIRYTASVCSGVTVYVITWAILHIESSGNETAIGPIDDYKFRNISLLLTVIGCVLSIVFHFGLRHKINVRNNIELQSNEYISNIENSNNENLNGITIPFPKDIPKRLKKLTHKELIPKINFIKKNFFLSPSLYQVTLLYVASRLFSALGLVYMPLYLDERLTSSDSTETIEAIASVPLATYISSFFTSLLLKYRNKYFNNKLLYIVGSMISIGTCVWIALFLAPSSGAAQLYTVAALLGAGSSITMVTSLCITADLIGSHSDQSAVVYSMVTFADKLITGIAVVLIEYYKCTNKEDCPEYYRGILAYVCGGSALLGTITMLVSQIAKSTCINSL